GTTCCGCGCCGCAAGGTGGTGAAGGAGGCGCGCGGCTACGTCGACGAGATGGCCGCGAGCTTCAACGGCCTCTACTTCGGCGTCCTCGAGTTCCTCTTCAACCGCGTCTTCCCGCGCGTGTTCTCGGGGCTCGAGGTGGTCGGCCTCGAGCAGACCATCGAGCGGATGAAGGAGCACCCGATCGTCCTGGTGCCCTGCCACCGCAGCCACTTCGACTACCTGATCCTCACCTACATCTTCCACAGCAACTACCTCTCGCCGCCCCATATCGCCGCCGGCATCAACCTCAGCTTCTGGCCGATGGGGCCGCTCTTCCGCGGCGCGGGAGCGTATTTCATCCGGCGGACCTTCGACGACAACGAGCTCTACAAGATGGTGTTCCGGAAGTACCTCACGTTCCTCATCCGCGAGGGGTACACGCAGGAGTTCTTCATCGAGGGAGGTCGTACGCGCACGGGCAAGATCCTCACGCCGAAGCTCGGCATGTTGACGGCGATCGTGAACGCCTTCGTGCAGGGCATCCGCCGCGATCTCTATCTCGTGCCGGTGTCGATCCACTATGGCCGCATTCCCGAGGAGGAGTCCTACCGGCGCGAGGTGTCGGGCGAGGAGAAGGAGCGCGAGTCGCTCGGCGCGCTGCTGCGGGCGCGGGCGATCCTCTCCAAGCGCTTCGGCACCGCGTACGTCAGCTTCGGCACGCCGATCTCGCTCACCGACGCGCTCGGACCGCAGCGCGACGCGTTCGCGCACGGCGCCGGCCAGCCGCCGGTCGAGGAGGACAAGCGTCGCTTCGTGCAGCGGCTCGGCTTCCGCATCCTGCGCGAGGTGAACTCGGTCGCGATGGCGGGGGCGACGTCGGTGAGCGCCACCGCGCTGCTCGGCGCGCCGCGCCAGGCGTGTCGGCTGGCCGAGTTCCTCGAGGCCGCGCACGCGCTCGTCGCGCTGCTTCGTATGCAGGGCGTGCACCTCACCGAATCGCTCGTGCGCAACGAGGCGTCCGATTTCCGCGAGAGCCTCGCCTGGCTGGAGAGCGGCGGACTCGTCACGCGGCTCCAGGACGGCGAGGGCGTGGTGCTGCACGTGCCCGCCGACCGCCGCACGAACCTCGACTTCTACAAGAACAACACGATCCACTTCTTCCTGTTGCCCTGCCTCGTGGCGCGCGCGCTCCAGGCGGGCGTCGGTCTCGGCCACATGCGCGAGCACGTCTGGCAGTGGCTCGATCTCTATCGCTGGGAGTTCCCGCTGCCGGACCGCGAAACGCTGTCGGCGGAGATCGGCCGTTGGGTGTCCTACTACCGCGAGATCGGTGCGGTGAGCGGCGAGGTCGCCGACCCGGATCACGTGATGATGCGGGTGACGAGCGGTCTCCTCGAGAACTTCCGCGAGACGTACCTCGTCGCCGCGCGTACCGTGGGCGCGAACGCGGAGTGGCCGCAGAAGCAGACCGACCTCGTGAAGGTGATGCAGCGACAGTTCGCCACGAGCCTCCTGCTCGCCGAGGCCCGCCGCCCCGAGGGCAACTCGGTGGTCACCTTCGGGAATGCGTTGTCGCGGCTCGCCGAGCTGGGGTACGTCGAGTTCAGCCGCCGGCGGGGCAGCAGGGAACGTTGGCTCGAGCGCGGGCCG
The sequence above is a segment of the bacterium genome. Coding sequences within it:
- a CDS encoding 1-acyl-sn-glycerol-3-phosphate acyltransferase, whose product is MTPEANALGATVASAPAPAAVSEQRSAMLARFGLLARVLVRLALGQVRIRPELVERVRQLASQGTVIYVMRYRSTIDYLLVNAVLLREGLPLARFAPGVSLTWARPLGDLLRWAFRPRARPGAGHKACQQLVAAGEPVLVFMRSHVVAGRRRRALAAARLGPQYLRDVVRAAGSSPRPTFLVPVAIFRGQGFRRRESRFATMLYSVQEAPGEAKRLFTYLWNAGQMQLTLGREVALGRFVEEHRRAGEERTVRRLARALQIVLYREERVVQGPALMPRRVVRETVLRDPELARLTRRIAAERGVPRRKVVKEARGYVDEMAASFNGLYFGVLEFLFNRVFPRVFSGLEVVGLEQTIERMKEHPIVLVPCHRSHFDYLILTYIFHSNYLSPPHIAAGINLSFWPMGPLFRGAGAYFIRRTFDDNELYKMVFRKYLTFLIREGYTQEFFIEGGRTRTGKILTPKLGMLTAIVNAFVQGIRRDLYLVPVSIHYGRIPEEESYRREVSGEEKERESLGALLRARAILSKRFGTAYVSFGTPISLTDALGPQRDAFAHGAGQPPVEEDKRRFVQRLGFRILREVNSVAMAGATSVSATALLGAPRQACRLAEFLEAAHALVALLRMQGVHLTESLVRNEASDFRESLAWLESGGLVTRLQDGEGVVLHVPADRRTNLDFYKNNTIHFFLLPCLVARALQAGVGLGHMREHVWQWLDLYRWEFPLPDRETLSAEIGRWVSYYREIGAVSGEVADPDHVMMRVTSGLLENFRETYLVAARTVGANAEWPQKQTDLVKVMQRQFATSLLLAEARRPEGNSVVTFGNALSRLAELGYVEFSRRRGSRERWLERGPAFDRLPELVRRLRD